Proteins from a genomic interval of Arachis hypogaea cultivar Tifrunner chromosome 10, arahy.Tifrunner.gnm2.J5K5, whole genome shotgun sequence:
- the LOC112716310 gene encoding dof zinc finger protein DOF5.6 isoform X2, giving the protein MAFSSLHICMDSPDHWFQGTVHDEVSGGSGSGGMDSSGSPLSSSGDIMKCSARPMKERRMRPPHDQALKCPRCDSTHTKFCYYNNYSLSQPRYFCKTCRRYWTKGGTLRNIPVGGGCRKNKKLSSNSKKHHQSNNNNNNDNQSHSYSTCPKDLQLSFPDVQFSHLSNIILGGNVNPNHSSFMESKFHVGMLENNLVRPIDFMESKLEGIIGSGINSSRSFDFFGNNNSNGGGDDNSNNNINMMMLGMANNVGLGPNNFHALNCSPIASFGGMSSLNGGGCGNNSVNNVGSWLF; this is encoded by the exons atggcTTTTTCTTCTCTGCACATCTGCATGGACTCACCAGATCACTGGTTCCAG GGAACAGTTCACGACGAGGTCTCCGGCGGCAGCGGCAGCGGTGGCATGGATTCTTCTGGCTCGCCATTATCCTCCTCCGGCGACATTATGAAATGCTCGGCAAGGCCAATGAAGGAGAGAAGAATGAGACCCCCACACGACCAAGCCCTCAAGTGCCCCCGCTGCGATTCAACCCACACCAAATTCTGTTACTACAACAACTACAGCCTCTCTCAGCCCCGCTACTTCTGCAAGACCTGCAGAAGGTACTGGACTAAGGGCGGCACCCTCCGCAACATCCCCGTCGGCGGCGGCTGCCGGAAAAACAAGAAACTCTCCTCCAATTCCAAGAAACACCACCaatccaacaacaacaataacaatgacaACCAATCACATTCTTATTCTACTTGCCCTAAAGATCTTCAGCTTTCTTTCCCCGATGTCCAATTTTCTCACCTCAGTAACATTATTCTTGGTGGTAACGTTAACCCTAATCATAGTAGCTTCATGGAGAGCAAGTTCCACGTTGGCATGCTTGAGAACAATCTTGTTAGGCCAATCGATTTCATGGAGAGCAAGCTTGAAGGCATAATTGGGAGCGGTATTAATAGTTCTAGAAGCTTTGATTTCTTTGggaataataatagtaatggtGGCGGCGACGACAACAGCAATAACAACATCAACATGATGATGCTTGGTATGGCTAATAATGTTGGCTTGGGACCTAACAATTTTCATGCACTTAATTGCTCTCCAATTGCATCATTTGGCGGCATGTCATCACTTAATGGCGGCGGTTGCGGCAACAACAGTGTCAACAACGTTG GATCATGGTTGTTCTGA
- the LOC112716310 gene encoding dof zinc finger protein DOF5.6 isoform X1, translating into MAFSSLHICMDSPDHWFQGTVHDEVSGGSGSGGMDSSGSPLSSSGDIMKCSARPMKERRMRPPHDQALKCPRCDSTHTKFCYYNNYSLSQPRYFCKTCRRYWTKGGTLRNIPVGGGCRKNKKLSSNSKKHHQSNNNNNNDNQSHSYSTCPKDLQLSFPDVQFSHLSNIILGGNVNPNHSSFMESKFHVGMLENNLVRPIDFMESKLEGIIGSGINSSRSFDFFGNNNSNGGGDDNSNNNINMMMLGMANNVGLGPNNFHALNCSPIASFGGMSSLNGGGCGNNSVNNVGNSYIMDSSSSCHERMMLTYDDDNNNATIDVKPNPKLLSLEWQDHGCSDAGKDSFGYLHSHGSWSGMINGYGSSTTNPLV; encoded by the exons atggcTTTTTCTTCTCTGCACATCTGCATGGACTCACCAGATCACTGGTTCCAG GGAACAGTTCACGACGAGGTCTCCGGCGGCAGCGGCAGCGGTGGCATGGATTCTTCTGGCTCGCCATTATCCTCCTCCGGCGACATTATGAAATGCTCGGCAAGGCCAATGAAGGAGAGAAGAATGAGACCCCCACACGACCAAGCCCTCAAGTGCCCCCGCTGCGATTCAACCCACACCAAATTCTGTTACTACAACAACTACAGCCTCTCTCAGCCCCGCTACTTCTGCAAGACCTGCAGAAGGTACTGGACTAAGGGCGGCACCCTCCGCAACATCCCCGTCGGCGGCGGCTGCCGGAAAAACAAGAAACTCTCCTCCAATTCCAAGAAACACCACCaatccaacaacaacaataacaatgacaACCAATCACATTCTTATTCTACTTGCCCTAAAGATCTTCAGCTTTCTTTCCCCGATGTCCAATTTTCTCACCTCAGTAACATTATTCTTGGTGGTAACGTTAACCCTAATCATAGTAGCTTCATGGAGAGCAAGTTCCACGTTGGCATGCTTGAGAACAATCTTGTTAGGCCAATCGATTTCATGGAGAGCAAGCTTGAAGGCATAATTGGGAGCGGTATTAATAGTTCTAGAAGCTTTGATTTCTTTGggaataataatagtaatggtGGCGGCGACGACAACAGCAATAACAACATCAACATGATGATGCTTGGTATGGCTAATAATGTTGGCTTGGGACCTAACAATTTTCATGCACTTAATTGCTCTCCAATTGCATCATTTGGCGGCATGTCATCACTTAATGGCGGCGGTTGCGGCAACAACAGTGTCAACAACGTTGGTAATAGTTATATTATGGATTCTTCATCTTCATGCCATGAGAGAATGATGCTGAcatatgatgatgataataataatgccACGATTGATGTAAAGCCAAACCCTAAGCTTCTTTCCCTTGAATGGCAGGATCATGGTTGTTCTGATGCAGGAAAAGACTCATTTGGGTACCTCCATAGTCATGGATCATGGTCTGGCATGATCAACGGCTATGGTTCCTCCACAACAAACCCTTTGGTTTAA
- the LOC112716309 gene encoding organic cation/carnitine transporter 3: protein MQQHLFEYKCISMAESTPLLSQPTDSDSSLTEPPPLLLSEKHLPSLASTVEKCIGEFTWSQFLQAVLVSFAWVFDAQQTFISVFTDAQPSLNCTEKDDHVSSGRASIISEWGLECENSFVTSLPASLFFLGCLVGGIVLATLADSSLGRKNMLLFSCLFMSLSSLLAAFSINIWVYSLFKFLCGFARATIGTSALVLTSELVGNRWRGQISVVGFFCFTIGFLSLPAMAYANRNSSWRNLYMWTSIPAIFYCVIVKFFVRESPRWLLVKGRKEEAAETLKCISSITQSNVNLAVNGIFPSNVDPDLTMNNTDLYCALKILLQKKWSSRRLWTVMASGFGIGLVYYGMPLGLGNLSFNLYLSVTLNALSELPSSLLTFLLIDKFKRRNALLVFTVVSGVFSVLSSIEGKVWSQMEIWFELISFFSACTAFNVYLIYTTELFPTCVRNSALSMARQALVLGGSISPVVVGEGRKNKFVCYGVFGLVICCSGVFGVFLPETRGRPLSDTMEDEESKGRSATLA from the coding sequence ATGCAACAACATTTATTCGAATATAAATGCATATCTATGGCTGAGTCAACCCCTCTTCTCTCTCAACCAACtgattctgattcttctcttacAGAACCACCTCCGTTATTATTATCAGAAAAACACCTTCCTTCTCTTGCTTCAACGGTTGAGAAATGCATTGGAGAATTCACTTGGTCCCAATTCCTGCAAGCAGTTCTTGTCTCCTTTGCTTGGGTCTTTGATGCTCAACAAACATTCATCAGCGTCTTCACCGATGCACAACCATCACTGAACTGCACCGAAAAGGACGACCACGTCAGCAGCGGAAGAGCCTCCATTATATCCGAATGGGGCTTGGAATGCGAAAACTCCTTCGTCACAAGCCTTCCggcttctttgttctttcttggaTGCTTAGTCGGTGGCATTGTTCTTGCCACGCTGGCTGATTCCTCGCTAGGTCGCAAGAACATGCTCTTATTTTCGTGCCTTTTCATGTCCCTCTCTTCGCTACTCGCCGCATTCTCTATAAATATTTGGGTatactctctgttcaaatttctCTGCGGATTTGCCCGCGCCACCATCGGCACCTCGGCTCTCGTTCTAACTTCTGAGCTCGTAGGTAACCGGTGGCGCGGGCAAATAAGTGTAGTTGGATTCTTTTGCTTCACCATCGGGTTCTTGTCCCTTCCTGCAATGGCTTACGCTAACAGAAACTCTTCATGGCGAAACCTTTACATGTGGACTTCAATTCCAGCCATTTTCTATTGCGTGATTGTCAAGTTCTTCGTTCGCGAGTCCCCAAGATGGCTTCTagtgaaaggaagaaaagaagaagcagcagagaCGTTGAAATGCATCTCTTCAATCACTCAGAGTAACGTTAACCTCGCAGTCAACGGAATATTCCCAAGCAATGTGGATCCGGATCTAACCATGAACAATACCGATCTGTATTGCGCTTTGAAGATTCTGTTGCAAAAGAAATGGTCTTCTAGAAGGTTATGGACGGTTATGGCTTCCGGATTCGGAATTGGATTGGTGTATTACGGTATGCCGTTAGGGCTTGGAAACTTGTCCTTCAACCTTTATCTCAGTGTCACGCTTAACGCGTTATCGGAGCTTCCGTCTTCTCTGTTGACTTTCTTGCTTATCGATAAGTTCAAGAGAAGAAACGCGCTTCTTGTTTTCACAGTTGTGAGTGGAGTATTCAGTGTGTTGTCGAGCATCGAAGGTAAGGTGTGGAGTCAGATGgaaatttggtttgaattgataTCGTTCTTTAGTGCTTGCACGGCGTTTAACGTGTATCTGATCTACACGACGGAGCTGTTTCCGACTTGCGTGAGAAACTCGGCGTTGTCGATGGCGAGACAAGCGCTGGTGTTGGGTGGGTCGATTAGTCCGGTGGTGGTGGGTGAAGGTAGGAAGAACAAGTTTGTTTGTTATGGAGTTTTTGGGTTGGTGATTTGTTGTAGTGGTGTATTTGGGGTGTTCTTACCTGAGACAAGAGGGAGACCCCTGTCTGATACCATGGAAGATGAAGAAAGCAAAGGGCGTAGTGCCACGTTAGCATGA